AAAGGAAACCGACGCGTGAGCGAGACGACAATCTATCTGGTTGATGATGATGAAGCCGTTCGTGATGGACTTTCGATGCTGCTCTCTACCTATGGTATGGCTGTCGAGACCTTTGCTGATCCGACAACATTTCTCGCTCATATCGATGAAAGCCGCCCCGGCATTCTGTTGCTCGATTTGCGAATGCCATTAATCAGCGGATTGCAGGTGCAGCAGAAACTGACCGAGCGCGGCATCAACTGGCCCATCGTGATGATAACCGGGCATGGTGACGTCAATGCATGCAGACGAGCTTTCAAAGCGGGTGTCAGTGATTTTCTGAGCAAACCAATCGACGAAGATGTGCTGCTTGATGCGATCCATTCGGCAAAAGACCTGCTGGACAAAAATCTTGAGAAGCAGGAAGCAGCAGTACTGCTTAAAAGTCTGACAATCCGCGAAAGAGAAGTGTTCGACCTAGTCTGCGAAGGCTATTCCAGCAAGGACATTGCTGGCGCACTCGATATATCGGCACGCACCATTGATGCACATCGCGCAAATATTGCGGAGAAGCTCAGAACAAGCTCCATAGCGGAGTTCGTTCGCCTGCGTCTTGCCACATCTCAGTAGAACTACCTATTAAGCTTGGTGCGGTCGCGGATTCAGTCGAATGCCAAATGCCTGTAGAACAGTGATCAGAAAGCGACGACTTTCAACGAATTGTTCCACAGGAGACACAATTATGAAGCGCATTTTTCTTGCTGTTACTGCCGCTGCCCTCATGACCTCAGCTGCCTCCGCGCAGGTTCTTGAAGAAAAGAACATCGGGATGGAACTGGCTGGCACAATCGCCCGTGAAGCTGTCGCAGCCTGTGCAGCCGATGGCTATAATGTTTCCGCCGCTGTTGTTGACCGTGCCGGTGTGCTTCGTGCGCTTTTGCGTGCTGACAATGCTGGTTCGCATACACCGGAAGCAGCGCGCCAGAAGGCTTATACGTCTTCATCCTCACGCACACCAACCAGTGTCATGGCTGAAAACATCACCAAGAATCCGGCAGCAGCACAGCTTGCATCCATCGACGGCTTCCTCGTTCTGGCTGGTGGCGTGCCAATCAAAGTGGGCGATGCAACAATCGGAGCAGTTGGTGTTGGCGGCGCACCGGGCGGCCAGTTTGATGAAGCCTGCGCGATCGCTGCAAT
This DNA window, taken from Brucella pseudogrignonensis, encodes the following:
- a CDS encoding response regulator — encoded protein: MSETTIYLVDDDEAVRDGLSMLLSTYGMAVETFADPTTFLAHIDESRPGILLLDLRMPLISGLQVQQKLTERGINWPIVMITGHGDVNACRRAFKAGVSDFLSKPIDEDVLLDAIHSAKDLLDKNLEKQEAAVLLKSLTIREREVFDLVCEGYSSKDIAGALDISARTIDAHRANIAEKLRTSSIAEFVRLRLATSQ
- a CDS encoding GlcG/HbpS family heme-binding protein, with translation MKRIFLAVTAAALMTSAASAQVLEEKNIGMELAGTIAREAVAACAADGYNVSAAVVDRAGVLRALLRADNAGSHTPEAARQKAYTSSSSRTPTSVMAENITKNPAAAQLASIDGFLVLAGGVPIKVGDATIGAVGVGGAPGGQFDEACAIAAINKVQDQLK